The following are encoded together in the Rhizoctonia solani chromosome 10, complete sequence genome:
- a CDS encoding Retrotransposable element Tf2 protein: MNNIFHDLLHISVIVYLDDILIFSNSIEEHMEHVKEVLSCLLKHNLFCNPAKCYFFVTEVTYIGLVITPDGISMEKEKLQAIMDWPEPQNVKHVQSFLGFAHFYCCFVPNFSCLAHPLNNLTQKKQLWIWLEEQKAAFDAIKAEICKEPVLAHPDESKPYNLETDASEAAMCAVLSQRKEDDCLHPVAFMSASFSPAELNFDTHDKIYLPSFVHLSTGESSWKELSSQSLHHACWYLMLVSYNSVIAYQPGKQSQKPDALSRQPDHMDLEPTPQVVPDEPEIKQQLLSHFHDSPASGHQGQAQTLELISCHYYWPATKFQVNHYVESCEICQRSKGHAHSYALNPLSVPAGPWEDISYDFIVKFPKCKGYDSILETATAEDAAQMFLEHVWKLHGTPKCTVSDRGTTFNSKFLKALYKSLQITPSFSTAYHPQSDGQTEIKNQWLEAYLCPFIDHRQSDWVDWLQLAEFAHNNARSKATGKLPFKSVYGYSPVISPLLEPTGLPIADDKAKQLAETIQEVQASIKWAQERYKQADTGKPPPEFQPGDKVWLLPSNITLQRPNKKLDQK, encoded by the exons atgaacaacatatTCCATGATTTACTGCACATCTCTGTGATTGTgtatttggatgacatcctgatcttctcaaactcaaTAGAAGAGCATATGGAacatgtcaaggaagtcttatCTTGCTTGCTAAAGCATAATCTATtctgcaaccctgccaaatgctacttctttgtcaCAGAAGTCACCTACATTGGGCTTGTGATTACTCCTGATGGCATCTCCATGGAGAAAGAAAAGCTGCAAGCAATCATGGATTGGCCTGAACCCCAAAATGTGAAACACGtgcaatcattcctaggctttgcacACTTCTACTGTTGCTTTGTCCCCAACTTCTCTTGCTTAGCACACCCTCTGAATAACCTTACTCAGAAGAAGCAACTATGGATCTGGCTAGAAGAacagaaggctgcatttgacgCAATCAAGGCTGAGATTTGCAAGGAGCCTGTTCTAGCTCACCCTGATGAATCTAAGCCTTACAacttggaaacagatgcttcTGAAGCAGCCATGTGCGCCGTGCTATCTCAGAGAAAGGAAGATGATTGTCTACATCCTGTTGCATTCATGTCAGCCAGCTTTTCACCTGCTGAGCTGAACTTTGACACACATGACAAAATCTACTTGCCATCATTTGTGCATTTGAGCACTGGagaatcttcctggaaggaactgagcagccaatcact GCATCATGCGTGCTGGTATCTCATGCTGGTGTCCTACAACTCTGTCATTGCTTATCAACCTGGAAAACAGTCACAGAAACCTGACGCCCTGTCAAGACAACCAGATCACATGGACTTAGAACCAACTCCACAAGTTGTGCCAGATGAACCTGAGATCAAACAGCAGCTCTTATCTCACTTCCATGATTCCCCTGCTTCTGGTCACCAAGGCCAAGCACAAACTCTAGAGTTAATCAGTTgtcactactactggccagcaACAAAATTCCAAGTCAACCACTATGTGGAGTCTTGTGAAatctgccaaagaagcaagggCCATGCACACAGCTATGCTCTCAACCCGCTTTCTGTCCCTGCAggtccctgggaagacatctcatatgatttcattgtcaagtttccCAAGTGTAAGGGATATGACAGCATCCTG GAAACTGCCACTGCTGAGGATGCAGCTCAGATGTTCCTGgagcatgtctggaagctacatggcaCTCCCAAGTGCACTGTGTCTGACAGAGGGACtacattcaactccaagttccTCAAGGCACTCTACAAATCTCTGCAAATCACTCCTAGTTTCTCTACTGCTTACCACCCACAATCTGATGGACAAACTGAGATCAAAAACCAATGGCTAGAGGCTTACCTATGTCCCTTCATTGATCATAGACAGTCTGATTGGGTTGATTGGCTCCAActggctgaatttgctcataacaatgccagaagcaaagcaacaggcaaattgCCTTTCAAAAGTGTGTATGGCTATTCTCCTGTCATTTCACCGCTCTTGGAACccactgggttgccaatTGCTGATGACAAAGCCAAGCAACTGGCTGAGACAATTCAGGAAGTAcaggcatcaatcaaatgggctcagGAGCGCTACAAACAGGCAGACACAGGGAAACCACCTCCTGAGTTTCAACCAGGAGACAAAGTTTGGCTTCTGCCTTCCAATATCACGTTGCAGCGTCCCAACAAAAAGCTAGACCAAAAATAG